In one Actinomycetota bacterium genomic region, the following are encoded:
- a CDS encoding glycosyltransferase family 4 protein: MRIAQVAPVWGRCPPEKYGGIELIVSLLTEELVRRGHDVTLFATGNSITKANLRSIYDKPPRELVGSPIPGLLHAQYAFQICKFETPRFDVIHSHIGILGIVLSSFLPTPTLHTLHGIFPDSAKKLFLFNKDKFYNSVSDSQRIGCPELNYVCTAYNAIDVEKFEFNPKKEDYFIFISRFSPEKGAHLAIEIAKRAGIKLIISGKVDPCDREYYQTKIKPFVDGEQIIEVPELEFQEKVKLYSEARAFIFPLQWSEPFGLVMIEAMATGTPVIAFKRGSVPEIVKNEATGWIVDTVDEMISTVKMVDSLPDDRRAAIAMACRKHVESNFSVERMVDDYERAYEVISG; encoded by the coding sequence ATGAGAATAGCACAGGTTGCACCCGTTTGGGGAAGATGTCCTCCGGAGAAATATGGTGGAATTGAGTTAATAGTCTCCCTTCTTACCGAGGAATTGGTGAGAAGAGGTCACGATGTAACGCTATTTGCCACGGGAAATTCCATCACAAAGGCAAACTTAAGAAGTATCTACGATAAACCTCCCCGAGAACTTGTGGGTAGTCCAATCCCCGGTCTTCTCCACGCGCAATATGCTTTCCAGATTTGTAAATTTGAGACTCCAAGGTTTGACGTCATCCACAGTCATATCGGTATTCTGGGAATAGTTTTAAGCTCTTTTCTCCCCACCCCTACCTTACACACATTGCATGGTATTTTCCCCGATTCTGCTAAAAAACTATTCTTGTTTAATAAAGATAAGTTCTATAACTCCGTAAGCGATAGCCAACGAATAGGTTGTCCGGAGTTGAATTATGTTTGCACTGCTTATAATGCCATCGATGTAGAAAAATTTGAGTTTAATCCCAAAAAGGAGGATTACTTCATCTTTATCTCCAGGTTTAGTCCCGAAAAAGGGGCTCACTTAGCCATTGAGATTGCAAAGCGGGCGGGTATTAAGCTCATCATCTCGGGGAAGGTGGACCCTTGTGATAGGGAGTATTACCAGACCAAGATTAAACCATTTGTTGATGGTGAACAAATCATCGAAGTCCCAGAGCTTGAGTTCCAAGAAAAGGTCAAACTTTATAGTGAAGCAAGGGCATTTATTTTTCCCTTGCAATGGTCCGAGCCTTTTGGATTGGTGATGATCGAAGCCATGGCCACGGGTACCCCCGTTATAGCATTTAAAAGAGGTTCGGTACCGGAGATTGTAAAAAACGAAGCAACCGGGTGGATAGTTGATACTGTGGATGAGATGATCTCGACCGTTAAGATGGTGGATTCACTTCCGGATGATCGCAGAGCAGCCATTGCAATGGCTTGTAGAAAGCACGTTGAGAGTAATTTTTCTGTAGAGAGGATGGTCGACGATTACGAGAGAGCTTATGAGGTAATCTCTGGGTAA